TTTTCCGGGGTACGCCTTTGGAGCCTCCCCTTGCAGGTATTAAAGCCAAAATTCTGGGTCTCATCTAAATATCCGCTCCATGAAAACTAATGGGAATTCCTTATCCGCTTTATTCGGCCTCGCGTTGAAGGCTTAGGGGCTTGCCTCCTGCAAAGGGGCCGTAATGCTTTTCGTAGCATTCAGCCGCGCCCATGATGCCGTCAAAGGGCATGGGCGCATCAGCCCCTGACACGCGGACCTTGCCCGGTTTGGCGCCTTTAATACTCCTGCCGTGCAAAAGCCTCCGGCCCAGGGGGAGCAAAGGTTTTGGCGTAATCTTGCGAAGCAGCGGAATAATTCCGCTTTCGGTTTTGCCGCCGAGCATTTCCTTTTGAATCCTGTCAGCGTACTCCTGGTATTCCGTGAGTCCGTGGCCGAGATAAGTCCGCAGATCCTTCATCAGAGAGGCGCCTATGGCTTCCTTGGACATTTCTATCCCGTCAAGCTCTTCGGATAACAATTCATGCTTCACTTTCAGGATCGTATCCAAAATGGTGTTGTTGACCAAAATGAGGTCAGGATAAGGGCTGTAGTGAAAAGAGCCTTTGAACTCGGGCAGTTGGTTCAGGTAGTCCCGCAAACGGTCGGGATTTTGCCTGCCGCCGGAGCCGTAGGAGTACACGCCCTTGCCGCTGACAGCCAGGGGGGTCAGGATTCTGGCGAACTTTTGGGAGTTGGCCAGATGCACAAACCCTGAGGATATGTCGGGCGCCCACATGAAAAAGTTACAGCCGTATTTCGCCCGGATTTTCTTTAAGAATGACCGGCTGATGCATGCCGTGGGAAAGGTGGGGTTTCTCAGGCGAAAGGCCTGAAAGTTATTCACCAGCTGCTTTTGCGAGTCCAAGATCCTGATGGAGTTCACGGGTTTTTCCGGCGCAACCAGCACGTTTTTCATGCCGTCCAGCCTGCCGCCATAAAAATAGTGGACCACCCTGTACGAAAACAGATCAATGTCCGGGTGGGCGTCAATGGCTTGGTCCAGGTATTCCAGGCAGTATGAAAGCACGGCGTCGTCATCGGCCAAAAAAAGCACCCAATCGCTTTCTATCTGGTCCAGAATCCAATCCCAATGGTCGCTCATGCACAAGGTGTCGTCGCGTTTGATGTAGCGAATGCGGGGATCGTCAAAGCTCTTGACGACCTTCTCGGTATCGTCCGTGGAGCCGTTATTGCTGACCACCACTTCGTAGTCGTCAAAGGTCTGGTTGAGCGCGGATCGGAGCGCATTGCCCAAAATTCCGCAACGATTATACGTAGGTAATATCAAGGAAAACCTCATGCCCGCCCTTTCACTTTCAAGATAATGCCTGACCCGTTTGGGTTGCCGTGCGCATATTTTGCCGGGGACCGCATATCAATTACTTCTTCATCTTTTGGAGTTGTAAATATTGTATTGAACTCAGGGAGTTATGCATGGAGCTCAAATCTGTCCATATACCTGAGCCCGAGATTCTTCATCCCTTCCCCCCTGGCGGGGGGAAGGGCGCTTTTTAACAGTCGGCTTTGGTGTTTAACTCTCCATAGTTTACTGCAATCTCTTGAATATGTGCAAAAAAGTTGATTCCCGAAAGATGCGCTACTTCCTGGACCCGATCCGTTGGATGGGATTTCCGGCGTAAATGCCGTATGGTTCGATTTCGCCCCGGACCAGGGACATGGCGCCGATCACTGCGCCCTTGCCTATCCTGGCGCCGTCCAGAATCACGCACCCGGCCCCGATCCAGACGTCGTCTTCGATGACGACGCCGCCGCGGGACTCCATGAATCCCTGATCCGCAATGCATCTTTCCGGGTCTTTGTATTCATGGTTGGCGGCCGCCAGGGTGCAATTGGCGGCGATCAGCACGCGGCTTCCTATGGAAACCCCATTGCCCGAATACACGACCACGCCGGAGTTGACGTAGGAATCATCGCCTATCGCCACGTCGCCCAGGCCGCCGGCGAACTTGATTTTCACAAAGGAGTCGATCATGGTTCTTTCGCCGATGACCACGCGGCTTCCCCGGACCGAATCCTCAATGTCCGCCAGACTGGAAATTTTTGCGCTTTCATGAATGATCTTCATAAGCCGCTTATTCCTTACACCACCTTGACCTGGGGTATGGGCAGGACGAATCGTCCGCCCCACGCCTGAATGCCCTTTTCCTGCTCCATGATTTCCGCAGCCAGGTTCCAGGGCAATACAATCAGATAGTCCGGTTTTTCCTCTTGGATGAACGAGGGCGCTGCAACCGGAATATGGCTGGCTGGCAGGTGCTTCCCCTGTTTGTACGGGGAGGCGTCCGCCGCAAAGGCAATGAGGTCGCTTTTGACGCCGCAAAAGTTCAGCAGGGTGTTGCCCTTGGCCGCCGCGCCGTAAGCGGCGACTTTCTTGCCTTGTTTTTTGGCCTGGACAAGGAACTCCAGCAAATCCAGCTTGATGTTTTCCGCAGCCTTTGGCAACCGGGTGTAATATTCCAGGGTCCGCATGCCCTCGGATTCTTCCCTGGCCAGCAGTTTTTCCACATTTTCGGAGATCGGACGCCCCGCCCCTTCATGGCCTGCGTAAATCCTGAGGGAGCCGCCGTGGGTGGGCAGTTCCTCCACATCGTACAGGACCAGCCCGTGGGCCTTGAAGATTTCCCGGACCGTGTAGAAGGACAGGTAGGAAAAATGCTCGTGATAAATAGTGTCGAACTGATTCTGGGCCACAAGCTGCATAAGGTGCGGGAATTCCATGGTGATGGTTCCCGAATCCTTGAGGGCGATCTTGAGGCCTTCCACAAAATCGTTGATGTCCGGTACATGGGCCAGGACATTGTTCCCAAGCAACAGGTCGGCCTGCTTGCCCTGGGCTTTCAGGTCTTTGGCCAGACTTTCGCCAAAAAACTCGCACAAAACCGGAACGCCTTTTTCCCTGGCTGCTGCGGCCGTGCCTTCCGTGGGCTCTATGCCCAAACAAGGGATCTGCTTTTCCACAAAATACTGGAGCAGATAGCCGTCGTTGGAGGCGACCTCCACCACGCGGCTGCCGGCGTTTAGGCCCAGGCGCTTGGTAATCATGTCCGCGTAATTCCGGGCGTGGGCCAGCCAGGTGGATGAAAAGGACGAAAAGTAGACGTAATCGCTGTCGAAAATTTCTTCGCTGGCCTTGTACTCATCGATCTGAACCAAAAAGCAGTTATGGCAGACAAAGAGCTTGAGCGGGAAAAAAGTTTCGGGCATGTTAAGCTGCTCTTCCGTCAAAAAAGCGTTGGACGGAGGGGCGGCGCCCAGATCAATGAATTCATGCTCCAAAGGGGTTTGACAAAAACGGCATTTCATAAAATCAGTATCCTTAAATCCCCTTAAAATCGCTTGATACGGTCGGCAAGGCCAGGTCCTTGTCCGAAATTTCCGTGACCGCCTCGGGCCAGTTTACGCCGATGGACTCGTCGTTGTAGCGAAAGCCGCCTTCGTATTCGGGCGCGTAAAACTGGGTGTGAAAGTAGATCAACTCGCTCTCCGGCCGCAGGGTTTGAAAGCCGTGGGCGAAGCCCTTGGGCAGAAACATGGCCCGGTTGTTTTCCGGGCTGAGCCTTTGGCCGAACCATTGCAAAAAGGTTTCGGAGCCTTGCCTTAAGTCCACGGCCACGTCGAAAACCTCGCCCCGCAGGCAGCGGATGATTTTATCCTCCCCATAAGGCGGGTTTTGAAAATGCAGGCCCCGGAGCGCCCCTTTATTGACCGTGACCGAATGATTCACCTGCGCGATTTCGTCCTGCAGGCCGATTTCGGCCAGCTCCTTTTTGCAGAACAGGCGCGAAAAGCGGCCCCGATGGTCCGCAAAGGGCTCCAGCTCAATGACCCACAGGCCGTTTATGGGGGTGGGATG
The Desulfatibacillum aliphaticivorans DSM 15576 DNA segment above includes these coding regions:
- a CDS encoding glycosyltransferase family A protein, translated to MILPTYNRCGILGNALRSALNQTFDDYEVVVSNNGSTDDTEKVVKSFDDPRIRYIKRDDTLCMSDHWDWILDQIESDWVLFLADDDAVLSYCLEYLDQAIDAHPDIDLFSYRVVHYFYGGRLDGMKNVLVAPEKPVNSIRILDSQKQLVNNFQAFRLRNPTFPTACISRSFLKKIRAKYGCNFFMWAPDISSGFVHLANSQKFARILTPLAVSGKGVYSYGSGGRQNPDRLRDYLNQLPEFKGSFHYSPYPDLILVNNTILDTILKVKHELLSEELDGIEMSKEAIGASLMKDLRTYLGHGLTEYQEYADRIQKEMLGGKTESGIIPLLRKITPKPLLPLGRRLLHGRSIKGAKPGKVRVSGADAPMPFDGIMGAAECYEKHYGPFAGGKPLSLQREAE
- a CDS encoding acyltransferase, which translates into the protein MKIIHESAKISSLADIEDSVRGSRVVIGERTMIDSFVKIKFAGGLGDVAIGDDSYVNSGVVVYSGNGVSIGSRVLIAANCTLAAANHEYKDPERCIADQGFMESRGGVVIEDDVWIGAGCVILDGARIGKGAVIGAMSLVRGEIEPYGIYAGNPIQRIGSRK
- a CDS encoding class I SAM-dependent methyltransferase, which encodes MKCRFCQTPLEHEFIDLGAAPPSNAFLTEEQLNMPETFFPLKLFVCHNCFLVQIDEYKASEEIFDSDYVYFSSFSSTWLAHARNYADMITKRLGLNAGSRVVEVASNDGYLLQYFVEKQIPCLGIEPTEGTAAAAREKGVPVLCEFFGESLAKDLKAQGKQADLLLGNNVLAHVPDINDFVEGLKIALKDSGTITMEFPHLMQLVAQNQFDTIYHEHFSYLSFYTVREIFKAHGLVLYDVEELPTHGGSLRIYAGHEGAGRPISENVEKLLAREESEGMRTLEYYTRLPKAAENIKLDLLEFLVQAKKQGKKVAAYGAAAKGNTLLNFCGVKSDLIAFAADASPYKQGKHLPASHIPVAAPSFIQEEKPDYLIVLPWNLAAEIMEQEKGIQAWGGRFVLPIPQVKVV
- the rfbC gene encoding dTDP-4-dehydrorhamnose 3,5-epimerase — translated: MKFHPTPINGLWVIELEPFADHRGRFSRLFCKKELAEIGLQDEIAQVNHSVTVNKGALRGLHFQNPPYGEDKIIRCLRGEVFDVAVDLRQGSETFLQWFGQRLSPENNRAMFLPKGFAHGFQTLRPESELIYFHTQFYAPEYEGGFRYNDESIGVNWPEAVTEISDKDLALPTVSSDFKGI